One Setaria viridis chromosome 3, Setaria_viridis_v4.0, whole genome shotgun sequence DNA window includes the following coding sequences:
- the LOC117849212 gene encoding uncharacterized protein: MTVATVIVTIATPTIVTIVTTIATTAIAMTRLQPCEDPLYGIVLDKGSYPIGRVVLPDTFGMPGNYRMEHLTFEVANFKTFYHAIFGRPMLARFMVIPHHTYLVLKMPAPNGVLSIHGNIETSYKCDTEAV, encoded by the exons ATGACCGTGGCGACCGTCATCGTGACGATCGCTACCCCGACGATCGTGACCATCGTCACGACGATCGCGACGACCGCCATTGCGATGACC CGGCTCCAGCCCTGTGAAGACCCTCTCTACGGCATCGTGCTCgacaaaggatcctatcctattggTCGAGTTGTTTTGCCAGACACCTTTGGCATGCCTGGCAACTACCGTATGGAGCACCTCACATTCGAGGTGGCCAACTTCAAGACTttctaccatgccatctttggcaggcCCATGCTGGCGAGGTTTATGGTGATTCCACATCACACCTACCTTGTCCTCAAGATGCCGGCTCCAAACGGTGTCCTCTCCATCCATGGCAACATCGAGACATCGTACAAGTGCGACACGGAAGCGGTGTAG